Proteins from a genomic interval of Nitrospirota bacterium:
- the bioD gene encoding dethiobiotin synthase: MKGFFITGTDTGVGKTLITTLLAIGLSEMGYSVTLRKPIETGCKSDGGILIPEDGSFYLTNIPSMKNENVDDITPIRFKDPLCPLAASRIENKNILWDEFITSLKNVDNSKILLIEGVGGVMVPITTDKFVYDLITELQLPVIVVCENRLGAINHTLLTLDFLKARKISVIGIIINHTSTADSLALKTNPVIIAEFSLGVPIIGTVPFISDVSSESLKKISKKYINYDIICGYLQSDNNDKIKEG, encoded by the coding sequence ATGAAAGGGTTTTTCATTACCGGCACTGATACCGGAGTCGGTAAGACTCTGATAACCACGCTTCTTGCCATCGGGTTAAGTGAAATGGGTTATAGCGTAACGCTCAGAAAACCGATTGAAACGGGCTGCAAATCAGATGGCGGTATTTTAATCCCTGAGGATGGCTCGTTCTACCTTACAAATATTCCCTCCATGAAAAACGAAAACGTTGATGACATCACGCCCATCAGATTTAAAGACCCCCTGTGTCCGCTTGCCGCTTCAAGAATTGAAAACAAAAACATTCTATGGGATGAATTTATAACATCTCTAAAAAATGTTGATAACTCCAAAATCCTTTTGATTGAGGGAGTTGGCGGCGTTATGGTACCAATTACAACGGACAAGTTTGTGTATGACCTTATAACAGAGCTCCAATTGCCGGTAATTGTGGTGTGTGAAAACCGGCTGGGAGCTATAAACCATACCCTTCTTACCCTTGATTTCCTCAAAGCCAGAAAAATATCCGTCATTGGAATTATAATAAATCACACAAGTACGGCAGATAGTTTAGCACTCAAAACTAACCCCGTGATAATAGCAGAGTTTTCTTTAGGAGTGCCAATAATCGGCACAGTCCCTTTTATTAGCGATGTAAGCAGTGAAAGTCTAAAAAAAATATCAAAAAAATACATCAATTATGATATAATATGTGGTTATTTACAGAGCGACAATAATGACAAAATAAAAGAAGGCTAA
- a CDS encoding SDR family oxidoreductase translates to MPITLITGASGGLGKEIALALLKDSTEVIGIYNSNDISIEGFGKALHTLKADIRNKSDVTKITDYVRENFGKLDYLINSAGVSRDGLIVNYPESSWDEVIAVNLTGVFYLIREMVPFLKNSDNPHIINISSRSATRGSAGQCAYSASKAALIGLSMSLTKELSEYNIKVNTVLPGFLNTTMGRLNETALKRAETESVLGTLSSPKEAAMFIATILKTTKVTGQIFTLDSRP, encoded by the coding sequence ATGCCCATAACTCTAATTACCGGCGCTTCAGGCGGTCTTGGAAAAGAGATTGCTCTGGCGCTCTTAAAGGATTCCACAGAGGTCATAGGTATTTATAATAGCAACGATATCTCAATTGAAGGTTTTGGAAAAGCTCTGCACACATTGAAAGCCGATATTAGAAATAAGTCAGATGTCACAAAAATTACCGATTATGTACGCGAAAATTTTGGGAAACTTGATTATCTTATAAACTCTGCCGGAGTGAGCCGTGACGGTCTTATCGTAAACTATCCGGAAAGCAGTTGGGATGAGGTTATTGCTGTTAACTTGACAGGAGTGTTTTATCTGATAAGGGAGATGGTGCCATTTTTAAAAAACTCGGATAACCCTCACATTATTAATATATCATCACGTTCAGCCACACGGGGGAGTGCCGGACAGTGCGCCTACAGCGCATCAAAGGCGGCACTTATCGGACTCTCCATGAGTTTAACAAAGGAACTTTCGGAGTACAATATAAAAGTAAACACGGTTTTGCCCGGGTTTCTTAATACTACAATGGGACGATTAAACGAGACTGCCCTAAAACGCGCTGAAACAGAAAGTGTCCTTGGCACTCTTTCCAGTCCCAAGGAGGCGGCAATGTTTATCGCCACAATATTAAAAACCACAAAAGTTACAGGCCAAATTTTTACACTGGATAGCAGACCATGA
- a CDS encoding tetratricopeptide repeat protein: MMAENSIEEKIRKRYLEEYKLRSERDERIYLFNELINEVENAHDDNLAKYSLFFKGMIFVLQGSYYEAIYSFEESLKIDNNFSFSNHGLGYAYRELGEYGMSEIHYEKAFELDGTFTHPLIGLGFLYTEINRYDDAEEHYKKAILLDKTDANALNNLCRLYYDQQNYEEAIKCFEKAIEIDDKFAYPWCNLGDIFTEKRNYVEAEECYKKAITLDENIVYPWFNLALLFKETKEYAKAIYNFKKAKKLFIKEKDFDYVSMIDEQLIEIESLIEVCSEIDKADPVLVKVLKKTSTYEDDILKEKEEFLRFIKDPPEDENNNYLQVLRRWNSYTPIIADNYHVSKGGGYFLKINNTGIVIDPGFNFIDNFKGAKHKFSEIDYVLISHAHNDHTSDLESIINLLHNYNEDVKGLNDYIRTDTIRGKLAKLKGVTHKRISKEAIEKKFKESDKKKVIHFYISQSVNKKFSGMLDLCSKMNFDIHVIEENDEKLLIKEKNSKTKGDIIIKVIKAKHSDIISDRHSVGFVIEIDNRVLVYTGDTGWNIEIEDVYKKLAEDYKNTPVILLAHLGGIESYENTYIGSIKQHKRTIKKNDPFEHFYKNHLGRLGLGSLIQTLKPKLCIISEFGEEMKYTREKFAQDYNDIFEGTLFLPADIGLKYNFTQDKIEAITKINIKGTNASEFKEYGKKYVTATDAGVTMLSYCSPLLKFKHYEKGYISASDVGVIMLLEDSSLHYFDKTIGLIKSNLAQVLTREYNDRVK, encoded by the coding sequence ATGATGGCTGAAAATAGCATTGAAGAAAAAATACGAAAGCGGTATTTAGAAGAATATAAACTCAGATCAGAAAGAGATGAAAGAATTTATCTGTTTAATGAATTAATTAATGAAGTAGAAAACGCTCATGATGACAACCTTGCAAAATATTCGTTGTTTTTTAAGGGAATGATATTTGTTTTACAAGGATCCTATTATGAGGCAATATATTCTTTTGAAGAATCATTAAAAATAGATAACAATTTTTCATTTTCAAATCATGGACTCGGGTATGCTTATAGGGAATTAGGAGAATATGGTATGTCTGAAATACACTATGAAAAAGCTTTTGAACTGGATGGCACATTTACTCACCCATTGATTGGACTTGGCTTTCTTTATACCGAAATTAATAGATATGATGATGCTGAAGAGCACTACAAAAAAGCTATTCTGTTAGATAAGACAGATGCAAATGCATTGAATAATCTCTGTAGGCTTTACTATGACCAACAAAATTATGAGGAGGCTATAAAGTGCTTCGAAAAAGCTATTGAAATTGATGATAAATTTGCGTACCCATGGTGTAATCTTGGAGATATTTTTACGGAGAAAAGAAATTATGTGGAAGCTGAAGAGTGCTACAAAAAGGCTATAACACTGGATGAGAATATTGTTTACCCATGGTTTAACCTCGCTTTATTGTTTAAAGAAACAAAAGAATATGCAAAAGCAATATATAACTTTAAAAAAGCTAAAAAGTTATTTATAAAGGAAAAAGATTTTGACTACGTTTCAATGATAGATGAACAGTTGATAGAAATAGAAAGTCTGATAGAGGTATGTAGTGAAATTGACAAAGCTGACCCAGTTTTAGTAAAGGTTTTAAAGAAGACCTCAACTTACGAAGATGACATACTGAAAGAAAAAGAAGAATTTTTAAGATTTATTAAAGACCCTCCTGAGGATGAGAACAATAATTATTTGCAGGTGTTACGCAGATGGAATTCCTACACACCAATAATTGCCGATAATTACCATGTAAGCAAAGGCGGCGGGTATTTTTTAAAAATAAACAATACAGGAATTGTAATTGACCCCGGGTTTAATTTCATTGATAATTTTAAAGGTGCAAAACACAAGTTCTCTGAGATTGATTATGTGTTAATAAGTCACGCTCATAATGATCATACGTCTGATTTAGAATCAATAATTAACCTTTTACATAATTATAACGAGGATGTGAAAGGTTTGAATGATTATATAAGAACGGACACAATAAGAGGAAAACTTGCAAAACTTAAAGGTGTGACACATAAAAGAATCTCAAAAGAGGCAATCGAGAAAAAATTTAAAGAAAGTGATAAAAAAAAGGTAATCCATTTTTATATTTCTCAAAGCGTAAACAAAAAATTTTCAGGTATGCTTGACTTATGTTCTAAGATGAATTTTGACATTCATGTAATTGAAGAAAATGATGAAAAGCTTTTGATAAAAGAAAAAAACTCAAAGACAAAAGGTGATATAATAATAAAGGTAATCAAGGCAAAACATTCTGACATAATCTCAGACAGACATTCGGTTGGTTTTGTAATAGAGATTGATAACAGAGTTTTGGTTTACACAGGTGACACTGGTTGGAATATTGAAATAGAGGATGTATATAAAAAACTGGCAGAAGACTACAAGAATACTCCTGTCATATTACTCGCACATTTGGGCGGTATCGAAAGCTATGAAAATACATATATAGGCAGTATCAAACAACATAAGCGTACAATTAAAAAAAATGATCCGTTTGAACATTTTTATAAAAACCATCTTGGAAGGCTTGGCTTGGGCAGTCTTATTCAGACATTAAAACCTAAGCTTTGTATTATTTCTGAATTTGGTGAAGAAATGAAATACACAAGAGAAAAATTTGCGCAAGATTACAATGATATTTTTGAAGGAACGCTTTTCTTACCGGCAGATATAGGTCTAAAATATAATTTTACGCAAGACAAAATAGAGGCGATTACCAAAATTAATATAAAAGGAACAAATGCCTCCGAATTTAAAGAATATGGGAAAAAATATGTAACTGCCACGGATGCTGGTGTAACAATGCTTAGTTATTGTTCACCACTATTAAAATTTAAACATTATGAAAAGGGTTATATAAGTGCCTCAGATGTTGGTGTGATAATGCTTCTTGAGGATTCATCATTACACTATTTTGATAAAACCATTGGTCTTATTAAGAGTAATCTTGCACAGGTGCTTACACGGGAATATAACGACAGGGTAAAATAG
- a CDS encoding type II toxin-antitoxin system HicB family antitoxin translates to MIHKMTMIYWKTDNLWLGKILEYPDIMTQGETIDELEENMKDAYRLMVLEDIPADFKIIAV, encoded by the coding sequence ATGATACATAAAATGACTATGATTTATTGGAAAACAGATAATTTATGGTTAGGTAAAATCTTAGAGTATCCGGATATAATGACACAAGGAGAGACTATAGATGAGTTAGAAGAAAATATGAAAGATGCATATCGCTTAATGGTACTGGAGGATATCCCTGCTGATTTCAAAATCATTGCTGTATGA
- a CDS encoding type II toxin-antitoxin system RelE/ParE family toxin: protein MSTEKELNRAFGKNAKELKRRLAVLSAAPTLEDVPHTPPQRRHELAGDRKYHYAVDLNHPYRLVFEIHNKPPLRVDGSVDLGKVTAITIIGVEDYH from the coding sequence ATGAGTACAGAGAAGGAATTGAACAGAGCCTTCGGTAAGAATGCTAAGGAATTAAAGAGAAGGCTTGCAGTGCTTAGTGCTGCTCCAACGCTTGAGGATGTGCCTCATACTCCGCCACAGAGGAGACACGAGCTTGCGGGCGACAGAAAGTATCATTATGCAGTGGACTTAAACCATCCGTACAGACTTGTTTTTGAAATTCATAACAAACCGCCTTTAAGGGTTGACGGGAGTGTGGATTTAGGAAAGGTAACGGCAATAACGATTATAGGCGTGGAGGACTATCACTGA
- a CDS encoding HigA family addiction module antidote protein — MESKVYKYNPDYAVSPGEILEEHLAVKKMKKSDFAKQCNLNPMTISRIISGKCKITPEMADKFERILEVPASVWNNLESSYRLHIALSNARTLTNLPDVLIPVTETEAKR; from the coding sequence ATGGAATCTAAAGTCTATAAATATAACCCTGACTATGCGGTAAGCCCTGGAGAAATACTTGAGGAACATCTTGCCGTCAAAAAAATGAAGAAGAGTGATTTTGCCAAACAATGCAATCTGAATCCGATGACAATAAGCCGTATCATCTCCGGTAAATGCAAGATAACCCCTGAGATGGCTGATAAGTTTGAAAGGATATTAGAGGTGCCAGCCAGCGTGTGGAATAATCTGGAGTCATCCTATCGTCTCCATATTGCGCTATCCAACGCCCGCACACTAACGAATTTGCCTGATGTTCTGATACCTGTAACTGAAACCGAAGCTAAACGATAG
- the bioF gene encoding 8-amino-7-oxononanoate synthase encodes MPLTRFVQRLAELKNENLYRTITDRESAQGRVISLNGKTLINFSSNDYLGLSYNPEIIEHTKKYLQKFGTGGGSSRLLHGGTLIHAELETLTAQFKQTESALTFPSGYSANVSAIPALADTNTAIFSDELNHASIIDGVRLSNAAKYIYRHNDVEHLSELMVADTNPNKMVVTESVFSMDGDIAPIDSINELCKAHNALLYIDDAHGTGVIGNGVGALHHFCIKPEPHIIQMGTYSKAFGSLGGFIAASKVITDYLINTARGFIFSTALPSYVAAASVAAIKFVMKNPEIVNRLTENTKLLKNSLKDIGIAVNPSDTAIVPVYMSSVKETLKVSEFLQQKGFRVPAIRPKTVKTPRLRISVSALHTKDDLMSLVAALKEAL; translated from the coding sequence ATGCCCTTAACGAGATTTGTGCAGCGTTTAGCAGAGCTTAAAAACGAAAATCTTTACAGAACGATCACAGACAGAGAAAGCGCACAAGGAAGAGTTATTTCCTTAAACGGTAAGACGCTTATAAATTTTAGTTCTAACGATTACCTCGGTTTGTCTTATAATCCGGAAATTATCGAGCACACTAAAAAATACCTGCAAAAATTTGGCACAGGCGGTGGCTCATCAAGACTTCTTCACGGAGGCACACTTATACACGCTGAGTTGGAAACCCTGACGGCTCAATTTAAACAAACCGAATCTGCTCTGACTTTCCCATCCGGCTACTCAGCTAATGTATCAGCAATTCCTGCCCTTGCCGACACTAACACTGCTATATTCAGTGACGAACTAAACCACGCAAGCATTATTGACGGCGTGAGGCTTAGCAATGCCGCTAAATACATTTACCGGCATAATGATGTCGAGCACCTGTCAGAGTTGATGGTGGCAGACACAAATCCAAATAAAATGGTAGTCACCGAGTCTGTTTTTAGCATGGATGGTGATATTGCACCAATTGATAGCATAAATGAACTCTGTAAAGCCCATAACGCCCTGCTATACATTGACGATGCCCACGGTACCGGCGTAATCGGAAATGGCGTTGGCGCACTACATCACTTTTGCATTAAACCAGAACCGCATATAATTCAGATGGGCACATACTCAAAGGCATTTGGTTCACTTGGCGGATTTATTGCGGCATCAAAGGTCATAACCGACTATCTTATCAACACGGCACGGGGGTTTATATTCTCTACCGCCCTACCCTCTTATGTTGCTGCCGCCTCAGTTGCCGCTATTAAGTTTGTGATGAAAAATCCGGAAATCGTAAACCGGCTTACGGAAAATACAAAGCTATTGAAAAACTCACTAAAAGACATCGGAATTGCAGTTAATCCATCTGATACAGCCATCGTACCGGTTTATATGAGCTCGGTAAAGGAGACGCTAAAAGTGTCTGAGTTTCTGCAACAAAAGGGTTTTAGAGTTCCGGCAATCAGACCCAAAACTGTTAAAACTCCTCGGTTAAGAATATCGGTATCGGCGCTTCACACTAAAGATGATCTAATGTCACTTGTGGCTGCACTGAAAGAGGCTTTATAA
- a CDS encoding response regulator, whose product MAKTLYSCEQATDSVLKDKRVVIIDDFKEFRDSLRRTLLGLGARLVDTAEEANDAISKISRVPYDIILCDYNLGEGKKDGQQIFEELSYKKKIGYSSMFIMITAENTLKMVMGVMDYQPDGYLVKPFTTSDLVQRIKAADEKKQLFSDIDRAMMYKDYLGALAACDELMNHYPKYLIDILKVKGDIFMLSSDYKSAENVYSMILKKYRLVWAEFNMGRVYFYTRRFMDARNTFRTLIDENDMFIPAYDWLARSLEELGDKKGAQGILEEAVSISPRAIFRQRALGNVSFKNKDFDTAETSFKQAVKLGKTSVFKESTDYTQLAKVFIKKHDTTHALSLIEEVRADFSDSDDVLLQATLIEGHIYAETDRHEKAIESLNEAERIMKKLEGKVSPELAIDLSETYIKFGEKEKGMELLKYVVMNNHSDNSVINRVQDTFRGLGMGDEGIDFVAQTKAEIIGVNNKGVDLINKGMLPEAIALFEKAADGLPSNFIINLNALRAIVGYLLKNGRDDRYLYKCEKYIERINDIDPNNMKFLQLVDKYNSIKCHESSAPEGYA is encoded by the coding sequence ATGGCTAAAACGCTGTATAGTTGTGAGCAAGCGACAGACAGTGTATTAAAAGACAAGCGGGTTGTCATTATAGATGATTTCAAGGAGTTCAGAGATAGTTTAAGAAGGACGTTGTTAGGTCTTGGCGCACGTTTGGTAGATACAGCCGAGGAGGCAAATGACGCAATAAGCAAAATTTCCCGCGTTCCCTATGACATAATCCTCTGCGACTATAACCTTGGAGAGGGCAAAAAGGACGGTCAACAGATATTTGAAGAGCTGTCATATAAAAAAAAGATAGGTTATTCCTCTATGTTTATAATGATAACGGCTGAAAACACCTTGAAGATGGTCATGGGTGTGATGGATTACCAACCGGACGGGTATTTGGTAAAGCCATTTACTACCTCAGACCTTGTACAGCGCATTAAAGCTGCAGACGAAAAAAAACAGTTGTTTTCTGACATTGACAGAGCCATGATGTATAAGGATTACTTAGGTGCATTAGCAGCATGTGATGAGTTAATGAATCACTATCCAAAGTATCTCATTGATATTTTAAAGGTCAAAGGTGATATCTTTATGTTAAGCAGTGATTATAAGAGCGCTGAAAATGTGTATTCAATGATTCTAAAGAAGTACAGACTGGTGTGGGCGGAGTTTAATATGGGTAGGGTTTATTTCTATACTAGAAGGTTTATGGATGCCCGCAATACCTTTAGAACATTAATTGATGAAAACGATATGTTTATACCTGCTTATGACTGGCTTGCACGAAGTTTAGAGGAGTTAGGAGACAAAAAGGGCGCTCAGGGTATTTTAGAAGAGGCCGTAAGCATATCACCGAGGGCGATATTCAGGCAGCGGGCGCTTGGCAACGTCTCCTTTAAGAATAAAGATTTTGATACGGCTGAGACATCTTTTAAACAAGCCGTTAAACTTGGGAAAACCTCAGTATTTAAGGAATCCACTGATTACACACAACTTGCCAAAGTGTTTATTAAGAAACATGATACCACTCATGCACTTTCTTTGATAGAGGAGGTCAGGGCTGACTTTTCTGACAGTGACGACGTTTTGCTTCAGGCAACACTCATCGAGGGCCACATATACGCTGAAACCGACCGGCATGAGAAAGCTATAGAGTCTTTAAACGAGGCTGAAAGAATCATGAAAAAACTCGAAGGCAAAGTGTCTCCTGAACTGGCCATTGACCTGTCGGAGACGTATATTAAATTTGGTGAAAAAGAAAAAGGCATGGAATTATTAAAATACGTCGTTATGAACAACCACTCTGACAATAGCGTAATAAACAGAGTTCAGGATACATTCCGTGGTTTGGGTATGGGCGATGAGGGAATAGATTTTGTGGCGCAGACTAAAGCGGAGATTATCGGAGTTAATAATAAGGGAGTTGATTTAATTAATAAAGGAATGCTGCCAGAGGCGATAGCTTTATTTGAAAAAGCAGCTGACGGACTGCCATCAAACTTCATTATTAACCTAAATGCTCTTAGGGCAATAGTTGGATACCTGCTTAAAAACGGACGCGATGACCGTTACCTGTACAAATGTGAAAAATACATCGAGCGGATAAATGATATTGATCCTAACAACATGAAATTCCTGCAGCTTGTTGACAAATATAACTCTATCAAGTGTCATGAAAGCAGCGCCCCTGAGGGGTATGCTTAA
- a CDS encoding helix-turn-helix transcriptional regulator, whose amino-acid sequence MLAIENTSIGSRIKKIRTGENLTQRLFAKELETSAGYISELESGKKLPGTDIMLSLMRRFNININWLLSGLGDTFNERHVHYKVQTRGLQENLPREGLKLWLDEYWSSAKEDERTWLLVQFKKSFPDYAHWIEKNGGLLSELALHDMGCCIRQNQEEYAVPTFSVNQNQEKYGKKDPK is encoded by the coding sequence ATGCTCGCTATAGAGAACACAAGTATAGGCAGCCGGATAAAAAAAATCCGGACTGGGGAAAATCTGACTCAAAGATTGTTTGCCAAAGAACTGGAAACATCTGCCGGATATATAAGTGAGTTAGAATCCGGTAAAAAGCTGCCCGGCACTGACATAATGTTGTCGCTGATGCGGCGGTTTAACATAAATATAAATTGGCTGTTAAGCGGCCTTGGTGATACATTTAACGAAAGGCATGTCCATTACAAGGTTCAGACGAGGGGGTTGCAGGAGAACTTACCTCGTGAGGGATTAAAACTTTGGCTCGATGAGTATTGGTCCTCGGCAAAGGAGGATGAGAGAACATGGCTTTTGGTGCAGTTTAAAAAGAGTTTTCCTGATTATGCACATTGGATAGAAAAAAACGGTGGCTTGTTAAGTGAACTTGCGTTACATGATATGGGGTGTTGCATAAGGCAAAACCAGGAGGAGTACGCCGTGCCAACTTTTTCAGTAAATCAAAACCAGGAGAAATACGGTAAAAAAGATCCTAAGTGA
- a CDS encoding divalent-cation tolerance protein CutA, producing the protein MEHYVVLITTPDADTANVISEALISENLAKCANIIKEVNSVFHWDGKINHENECLMIIKTKKKNFKTLMEKVKTLHPYTVPEIIALPIVEGSEDYLNWLGS; encoded by the coding sequence ATGGAGCACTATGTGGTGCTTATAACCACACCGGATGCAGACACTGCAAACGTCATATCAGAGGCTCTTATCTCTGAAAACCTTGCTAAATGTGCAAATATCATAAAAGAGGTTAACTCTGTTTTTCACTGGGATGGTAAAATTAATCATGAAAACGAGTGTCTGATGATTATAAAAACCAAAAAGAAAAACTTCAAAACCCTTATGGAAAAAGTAAAAACCCTGCATCCTTACACTGTGCCGGAGATTATCGCCCTGCCAATTGTTGAGGGGTCTGAGGATTATCTTAACTGGCTTGGTTCTTAA
- a CDS encoding response regulator, which yields MSENCRKCFSVMLVDDDEDDYLLFRDALKKIDIPAEVIWVSDSEELSRYLLPKTLPDLIFLDLNMPRKDGFEVLEDMKKDNQLCRIPIIVLTTSNAAEDVERCYLLGVNSYIKKPNVFSQLHSTLQVTFSYWFETVLLPKRGHI from the coding sequence ATGAGTGAAAATTGCCGCAAATGCTTTAGTGTGATGCTTGTTGATGATGACGAGGACGATTATCTGCTTTTTCGTGATGCGTTAAAAAAAATAGATATACCAGCCGAGGTCATATGGGTTTCAGACTCTGAGGAGCTGTCCCGGTATCTTTTACCCAAAACTTTACCAGACTTGATATTCTTAGATTTGAATATGCCCAGAAAGGATGGATTTGAAGTACTTGAGGATATGAAAAAAGACAATCAGCTCTGTCGGATTCCCATAATTGTTCTCACTACATCAAATGCTGCCGAGGATGTCGAAAGGTGTTACCTTTTGGGGGTCAACTCTTATATAAAAAAACCAAATGTTTTTTCACAATTACATAGCACACTCCAGGTAACTTTCAGTTACTGGTTTGAAACTGTACTACTGCCTAAGAGAGGCCACATATGA
- a CDS encoding diguanylate cyclase, with product MTEGLKILLVDDDEEDALIARDLIRKGFSKRPPKIDEAHSVEDGQQLIIDNSYDVIIVDYMIGSRDGIELVDWLTAQGITVPVIMLTGQGGETIAVHAMKKGIRDYLNKWKLSQELLCRSITNAVKLGELEQNKAVAERALMNSELKFRELVTFMPAIVCELNLDGTIELINVAVTTILGYDVKELTGVNWAEWFITEDDGGGGLLEKKEQFLKACKSSKGVFSFELMAKSKQGTKKYINWNITSIGENNRDKVATPSQKRLICIGTDVTEVVMLRERLQTLSILDELTGLYNRRGFYTLAEKQIKIAKRYARQMTLVFLDLDGLKQINDTLGHEAGDIAIVGASFVLKEAFRESDIIARIGGDEFIVLVTDSDSLDVDTIRTRIREGADTYNNTENQPFKLSISDGVVPYDPESDISIDELTKQADALMYENKMRKKGKK from the coding sequence ATGACTGAGGGATTAAAAATATTATTAGTTGATGACGACGAGGAAGATGCCCTTATCGCGAGGGATTTGATAAGAAAGGGGTTTTCAAAGCGGCCTCCTAAAATAGATGAAGCACACTCGGTAGAGGACGGGCAGCAGTTGATAATAGACAACTCCTATGATGTGATAATTGTTGACTATATGATTGGCAGCCGTGATGGCATAGAGTTAGTGGATTGGTTAACTGCACAGGGCATAACTGTACCGGTTATAATGTTAACAGGCCAGGGCGGCGAAACGATAGCTGTGCATGCCATGAAAAAGGGGATCAGAGATTATCTCAATAAGTGGAAACTTTCTCAGGAACTCCTCTGCCGTTCAATCACTAATGCAGTAAAGTTAGGGGAACTGGAACAAAATAAGGCAGTAGCAGAAAGGGCACTGATGAATTCAGAATTGAAGTTCAGGGAACTTGTTACCTTTATGCCTGCCATAGTGTGTGAACTTAATTTAGACGGGACAATTGAACTTATAAACGTTGCAGTCACCACGATTTTAGGATACGATGTCAAAGAACTCACTGGTGTAAACTGGGCTGAGTGGTTTATCACAGAGGATGATGGCGGTGGTGGCTTACTTGAGAAAAAGGAGCAATTTTTAAAAGCATGTAAATCCTCCAAAGGCGTTTTTTCTTTTGAGCTTATGGCTAAATCAAAACAGGGCACTAAAAAATACATTAACTGGAATATCACATCAATTGGTGAAAACAACAGAGATAAGGTTGCCACACCCTCTCAAAAACGGCTTATATGTATAGGCACAGATGTGACAGAGGTCGTTATGCTTAGAGAGAGGCTTCAAACCCTTTCCATACTGGATGAACTGACGGGTCTTTACAACCGCCGTGGATTTTACACACTTGCCGAAAAACAAATAAAAATAGCAAAACGCTATGCCAGACAAATGACTCTTGTGTTTCTCGATCTGGACGGATTAAAGCAAATCAACGACACACTGGGTCATGAGGCAGGAGATATTGCAATAGTGGGAGCATCCTTCGTGTTAAAAGAAGCATTCCGTGAGTCAGACATCATAGCAAGAATTGGCGGGGATGAGTTCATAGTGCTGGTGACGGACTCTGACTCATTAGACGTTGATACCATAAGAACAAGGATCAGAGAAGGTGCTGATACCTATAACAACACAGAAAACCAGCCATTTAAGCTTTCCATAAGCGACGGAGTTGTGCCATACGACCCTGAGTCAGACATTTCAATTGATGAGCTGACAAAACAAGCTGACGCACTTATGTATGAAAATAAGATGCGGAAAAAGGGTAAGAAATAA